In Streptomyces violaceusniger Tu 4113, one DNA window encodes the following:
- a CDS encoding alpha/beta fold hydrolase, producing the protein MGPGSRGAALTSRGALARCPGHVVAPDPRGVGLSGKPLDGYDTGTLAADPEGLRSSFAFYRALDTTIAQNQQRRPRRLTLPVLTLAGAENLGEAVGNTMRLAADDVESQVLPGCGHYPAEEGPGGDAGRADRLPGAVPGRLHHSVKGAASTISSTVGTEKPGI; encoded by the coding sequence GTGGGCCCAGGCTCACGGGGCGCCGCGCTGACCTCGCGCGGCGCCCTCGCTCGTTGTCCGGGCCACGTCGTCGCGCCCGATCCGCGCGGTGTCGGGCTGTCCGGCAAACCCCTGGACGGGTACGACACCGGCACCCTCGCGGCCGACCCGGAGGGCCTGCGCTCCAGCTTCGCGTTCTACCGTGCGCTGGATACGACCATCGCGCAGAACCAGCAGCGCAGGCCCCGGCGGCTGACCCTCCCCGTCCTGACCCTCGCGGGCGCGGAGAACCTGGGCGAAGCGGTCGGCAACACGATGCGGCTCGCCGCGGACGATGTGGAGAGTCAGGTCCTGCCCGGCTGTGGCCACTACCCCGCCGAGGAGGGTCCCGGAGGCGATGCCGGCCGCGCTGACCGCCTTCCTGGCGCCGTACCGGGACGGCTCCATCACTCCGTGAAGGGCGCGGCGAGCACCATATCCTCCACGGTGGGCACCGAGAAGCCGGGGATATGA
- a CDS encoding HAD family hydrolase codes for MAGPIAALFDIDETLVHTGGSGKRSWAWAFDRLHGVAADIGDHTSAGETDPQVGRKTFRAVLGREPSHDEMARLYAAYLWHLSEDIRASEGYRVLDGVEDTLRRITDAGIILGLISGAMEGAARIKMEPGRLGRYFVFGAYGSDSPDRAEITRLAMAKAARLHGHDLARSDVYVVGDTPRDIEAARAANATAVGVASGHYTAEELRAAEADHVLTSLTEPFPHI; via the coding sequence ATGGCCGGACCGATAGCAGCGCTCTTCGACATCGACGAAACGCTGGTGCACACCGGAGGCTCGGGAAAACGGAGTTGGGCCTGGGCATTCGACCGGTTGCACGGTGTGGCCGCCGACATCGGGGACCACACCTCGGCCGGGGAGACCGATCCGCAGGTCGGCCGGAAGACCTTCCGGGCCGTGCTCGGCCGCGAACCCAGTCACGATGAGATGGCCCGCCTCTACGCCGCGTATCTGTGGCATCTGTCGGAGGACATCCGGGCGTCGGAGGGGTATCGCGTCCTGGACGGTGTCGAGGACACCCTGCGGCGGATCACGGACGCGGGGATCATCCTCGGGCTGATCTCCGGCGCGATGGAGGGTGCGGCCAGGATCAAGATGGAACCGGGCCGGCTCGGCCGCTATTTCGTCTTCGGCGCCTATGGCTCGGACTCCCCGGACCGGGCGGAGATCACCCGCCTGGCGATGGCCAAGGCCGCCCGGCTGCATGGACACGATCTGGCCCGCTCCGACGTCTACGTGGTCGGGGACACCCCTCGCGACATCGAGGCCGCGCGCGCGGCGAACGCGACCGCGGTCGGGGTCGCCAGCGGCCACTACACCGCCGAGGAGCTGCGGGCCGCCGAGGCCGACCACGTGCTCACCTCGCTGACCGAACCGTTCCCGCACATCTGA
- a CDS encoding HD domain-containing protein — protein MTDENKSTKKFARRTVLQHGAGIAAVGAISALTAAASAGPAAARTTGAKPTAGTLPSTVAGVRVPDSGLAREAVTYAQGVCSETIFNHSLRTYLFASLIFDRRGVTYDRELVFVAAVLHDLGLIEAFQTSTERFEVDGADAARKFLTERHMPADRAELVWDAIALHTNVGIATRKRPEIAMISVGSGMDFAGNDLKQIPSDALQDVLTTFPRKGFKKDAVDKMISLCRTKPMAELMHPFAEVGRRHIPGFSVPTVEDMVLAAPFTE, from the coding sequence ATGACCGACGAGAACAAGAGCACAAAGAAATTCGCCCGGCGTACGGTGCTGCAACACGGCGCCGGTATCGCCGCGGTGGGAGCGATATCCGCGCTCACCGCCGCGGCATCCGCCGGGCCTGCCGCCGCACGCACCACGGGGGCGAAGCCGACAGCGGGCACCCTGCCCTCGACCGTGGCCGGAGTCCGCGTCCCCGACAGCGGACTGGCCCGGGAAGCCGTGACCTACGCACAAGGCGTGTGCTCCGAGACAATCTTCAATCATTCCCTGCGGACGTATCTCTTCGCCTCTCTGATATTCGACCGACGCGGCGTCACCTACGACCGGGAACTCGTATTCGTCGCCGCGGTTTTGCATGACCTCGGACTGATCGAGGCGTTCCAGACTTCGACCGAGCGCTTCGAGGTCGACGGCGCCGACGCCGCACGGAAGTTCCTGACGGAACGCCATATGCCGGCCGACCGGGCGGAACTGGTCTGGGACGCGATCGCCCTGCACACCAACGTCGGCATCGCGACGCGGAAGCGGCCGGAGATCGCCATGATCTCCGTCGGCTCCGGTATGGATTTCGCCGGAAACGACCTGAAGCAGATCCCGTCCGACGCTCTTCAGGACGTGCTCACCACCTTCCCCAGGAAGGGCTTCAAGAAGGACGCGGTCGACAAGATGATCTCGCTGTGCCGCACCAAGCCCATGGCGGAGCTCATGCACCCCTTCGCCGAGGTCGGCCGCCGTCATATCCCCGGCTTCTCGGTGCCCACCGTGGAGGATATGGTGCTCGCCGCGCCCTTCACGGAGTGA
- a CDS encoding TetR/AcrR family transcriptional regulator, which yields MRKELTAKGKATRNRIIEGAAAVLREKDVSIATLDDVMARTHTSKSQLFHYFPTGKDELLLAVAHHEADQVLEDQQPYLGCLDSWEAWQRWRDVVVERYEEQGEECPLGSLVLHLGRSTPGARDVVVALMRQWQGSLATGIRALQTAGHLPADLDVERRAAALLAGIQGGVAILQSTGRAEHLRAALDQGIGDLRRAAV from the coding sequence ATGCGCAAGGAGCTGACGGCAAAGGGGAAGGCCACCCGCAACCGGATCATCGAGGGCGCGGCCGCGGTGCTGCGCGAGAAGGACGTGTCGATCGCCACCCTCGATGACGTCATGGCGCGCACGCACACCAGCAAGAGCCAGTTGTTCCACTATTTCCCCACCGGGAAGGACGAGTTGCTGCTGGCCGTCGCACACCACGAGGCCGACCAGGTCCTGGAGGACCAGCAACCGTACCTCGGGTGCCTGGACTCCTGGGAGGCGTGGCAGCGGTGGCGCGATGTGGTGGTCGAGCGCTACGAGGAGCAGGGTGAGGAGTGTCCGCTGGGCTCGCTGGTCCTCCATCTGGGCCGCTCCACCCCGGGCGCCCGGGACGTGGTGGTGGCGCTGATGCGCCAGTGGCAGGGGAGCCTGGCCACCGGTATCCGGGCCCTGCAGACGGCCGGACACCTGCCCGCCGATCTGGACGTCGAGCGCCGCGCGGCCGCCCTGCTGGCGGGCATTCAGGGCGGCGTGGCGATTCTCCAGTCGACGGGCCGAGCCGAGCATCTGCGGGCCGCGCTCGATCAGGGCATCGGGGATTTGCGGCGCGCCGCGGTCTGA
- a CDS encoding SDR family NAD(P)-dependent oxidoreductase: MSGRLQDKRALVTGATSNIGRAIAEMFAAEGAHVIVSGRSAGRGAEVVGAIRARGGRADFVQADLDGSAAASRALAEAATSALGGGIDILVNNAGVYPGDSTADTDEQTFDRVYSVNVKAPFLLTAAVAPAMAEAGGGAIINLGSWVARLGIPVGALYSSSKGAMETLTRAWAAEFGPRGVRVNAISPGVVHTPVPGEVHPGDVMMNGTPAGGVGSPEAIAHAAVYLAGDESAFVHGIVLDVDGGRTTAAVIAA; this comes from the coding sequence ATGAGTGGACGGCTGCAGGACAAGAGGGCTCTGGTAACCGGTGCGACCAGCAACATCGGACGGGCGATCGCGGAGATGTTCGCCGCCGAGGGCGCGCACGTGATCGTGTCCGGGCGCAGCGCCGGGCGGGGCGCCGAGGTCGTCGGCGCGATCCGTGCGCGGGGCGGCCGGGCCGACTTCGTACAGGCGGATCTGGACGGGAGCGCCGCGGCGTCCCGCGCCCTGGCCGAGGCGGCGACGTCCGCTCTGGGCGGGGGCATCGACATCCTGGTCAACAACGCCGGTGTCTACCCGGGTGACAGCACCGCGGACACCGATGAGCAGACCTTCGACCGGGTCTACTCGGTGAATGTGAAGGCGCCGTTCCTCCTGACCGCCGCGGTCGCTCCGGCCATGGCCGAGGCCGGTGGCGGGGCGATCATCAACCTGGGGTCCTGGGTCGCACGGCTGGGCATCCCCGTCGGCGCGCTCTACAGCTCTTCCAAGGGCGCGATGGAGACCCTGACGCGCGCCTGGGCCGCCGAGTTCGGCCCGCGCGGCGTGCGGGTGAACGCGATCTCTCCCGGAGTGGTCCACACCCCCGTACCCGGCGAGGTGCACCCGGGCGACGTCATGATGAACGGCACCCCGGCCGGGGGCGTCGGAAGCCCTGAGGCCATCGCGCACGCCGCGGTCTACCTCGCCGGTGACGAGTCCGCGTTCGTCCATGGCATCGTGCTGGACGTCGACGGCGGTCGCACCACGGCGGCCGTCATCGCGGCGTAG
- a CDS encoding winged helix-turn-helix transcriptional regulator: protein MSDTRDEVSERGGGEHGHGESTYAGGCPSRDVLDRIGDKWTVLVLGELANSGAKRYAALRGRLDGVSEKMLTQTLRALERDGLVRRTIHPEIPPRVEYELTELGVTLRGPLLALTDWSMRHMDEVLEARAAYDQGKEASHESAGRAGG, encoded by the coding sequence GTGTCAGACACGCGAGACGAGGTCAGTGAACGAGGCGGAGGAGAACACGGGCATGGCGAAAGCACGTACGCCGGAGGCTGTCCGTCCCGCGACGTCCTCGACCGCATCGGCGACAAGTGGACCGTGCTCGTCCTCGGCGAACTGGCGAATTCCGGCGCCAAGCGGTACGCGGCGCTGCGCGGAAGGCTGGACGGGGTGAGCGAGAAGATGCTCACGCAGACGCTGCGGGCCCTGGAGCGGGACGGTCTGGTCCGCCGGACCATCCATCCGGAGATCCCGCCCCGGGTCGAGTACGAGCTCACCGAATTGGGCGTGACCCTGCGCGGGCCGCTGCTGGCGCTGACGGACTGGTCGATGCGTCATATGGACGAGGTTCTGGAGGCGCGGGCCGCCTACGACCAGGGCAAGGAAGCCTCGCACGAGTCGGCGGGCCGAGCCGGGGGCTGA
- a CDS encoding transketolase-like TK C-terminal-containing protein translates to MPCWELFDRQPREYRDQVLPPAVTRRVAVEEGSTFGWDRYVGHGGAIVGMHTFGASAPLKQLLTKFGFTPERVTRVARELVASG, encoded by the coding sequence ATGCCGTGCTGGGAGCTGTTCGACCGTCAGCCGCGGGAGTACCGCGACCAGGTGCTGCCACCCGCGGTGACCCGAAGGGTCGCGGTGGAAGAGGGCTCCACCTTCGGCTGGGACCGGTATGTCGGCCACGGCGGGGCCATCGTCGGAATGCACACCTTCGGCGCCTCCGCACCCCTCAAACAACTGCTCACGAAGTTCGGATTCACCCCCGAGCGCGTCACGCGGGTGGCGCGCGAGCTGGTGGCTTCGGGCTGA
- a CDS encoding DNA-3-methyladenine glycosylase I has translation MAAYHDTEWGRPAHDDRHLFDMLLLEGAQAGLSWSTVLNPGSSTASRSRSTADCAPPRASPACSEQRSSSE, from the coding sequence ATGGCGGCCTACCACGACACGGAGTGGGGCCGTCCCGCGCACGACGATCGGCACTTGTTCGACATGCTGCTCCTGGAAGGGGCCCAGGCGGGGCTGTCCTGGTCGACCGTGCTGAACCCCGGTTCGTCAACGGCGTCCAGATCCCGGTCGACGGCGGACTGCGCGCCTCCTCGGGCCAGCCCCGCATGTTCTGAGCAGCGGTCCTCTTCCGAGTAG
- a CDS encoding TetR/AcrR family transcriptional regulator, protein MPKVSQEYLDARRTEILAAARRCFVRDGFHETSMQDLLAEAGMSSGSVYRYFSSKQDMIVAIAEENLAEVVREARRQAERKPPVGLGEAVADLFEVIRAKHAENGFAAIALLTWSESLRNPRLAERLTTALTKATTDLAGLVREHQDVGQLPPDVAADSFAQLITATVPGYILQLATLGADAVDGLPGAARALWPSPGAQAAAEGSP, encoded by the coding sequence ATGCCGAAGGTGAGCCAGGAGTACCTCGACGCCCGCAGAACGGAGATCCTGGCGGCGGCCAGGCGTTGCTTTGTCCGGGACGGCTTCCACGAGACGTCGATGCAGGATCTGCTCGCCGAGGCGGGGATGTCCTCGGGGTCGGTCTACCGGTATTTCTCCAGCAAGCAGGACATGATCGTCGCGATCGCCGAGGAGAACCTGGCCGAGGTGGTCCGCGAGGCCCGCCGACAGGCCGAGCGCAAGCCGCCCGTCGGGCTCGGCGAGGCGGTGGCCGATCTCTTCGAGGTCATCAGGGCCAAGCACGCGGAGAACGGCTTCGCCGCCATCGCACTGCTGACCTGGTCCGAATCCCTGCGCAACCCGAGGCTCGCCGAGCGGCTCACGACCGCGCTCACCAAGGCGACGACCGACCTCGCCGGCCTCGTACGGGAGCATCAGGACGTCGGCCAACTGCCGCCGGACGTGGCGGCGGACTCATTCGCCCAACTGATCACCGCCACGGTGCCCGGCTACATCCTGCAACTCGCCACTCTCGGCGCCGACGCGGTCGACGGCCTGCCCGGCGCCGCCCGGGCGCTGTGGCCCTCCCCCGGCGCCCAAGCGGCTGCCGAGGGTTCGCCGTAG
- a CDS encoding sensor histidine kinase: MKLSTRIALAVGLSVPLLVLASGWLLLHLVTDDLRARQNSELRARATVLAKNAKAFLEVAGADRPVMEQARQRRLVNSARDVGVRLTAPGAPGGTITAGPQPDPFPSLPRSAPKPVTVTSGDTDWLALSLRVGAAKKGNTPPNLWLFSPDTAEEELALVRRRVVLGALLAAPLAGATTWAIATRAVLPLRRLQRRTSGLDPRTSGARLEHTPTRIAEVDDLAYTVQTVLARYDEQVERTREALATARAFAATASHELRTPLMSMRTNIDILTDHPGLDPGDRAEVIEDLGREHARLLGLLVMFRALAQGDLVEADAFAALDLAELVDASVSDLRRTHAGAEVSVRTTTGLLVHGWEEGLRSAVDNLLTNAWTHGRAADGTARIEVTLRASRDPREPAAVLTVDDHGPGIPPERREEVFRRFRRGPDSPGSGLGLTLVAQQIDLHRGRIAVLDRPDGRPGTRFEVRLPATDVRDMESTLLLLRRDWLTGRHQLAPTSETQV; encoded by the coding sequence GTGAAGCTGTCCACCCGCATCGCCCTCGCGGTCGGCCTGAGCGTGCCCCTGCTGGTGCTGGCCTCCGGCTGGCTGCTGCTGCATCTGGTCACCGATGACCTGCGTGCGCGCCAAAACTCCGAGTTGCGCGCCCGCGCGACAGTCCTCGCCAAGAACGCCAAGGCGTTCCTGGAGGTGGCCGGGGCCGACCGCCCGGTCATGGAGCAGGCCCGGCAGCGGCGGCTGGTCAACTCCGCGCGGGACGTGGGCGTGCGGCTGACCGCGCCCGGTGCCCCCGGGGGCACGATCACGGCCGGCCCGCAGCCCGATCCGTTCCCCTCGCTGCCCCGCAGCGCGCCGAAGCCGGTCACCGTGACCTCCGGTGACACGGACTGGCTGGCCCTGTCGCTGCGGGTCGGTGCCGCGAAGAAGGGCAACACGCCGCCGAATCTGTGGCTGTTCTCGCCGGACACCGCCGAGGAGGAGCTGGCGCTGGTGCGCCGGCGGGTCGTGCTCGGGGCGCTGCTGGCCGCGCCCCTGGCCGGGGCCACCACCTGGGCCATCGCCACCCGGGCGGTCCTGCCGCTGCGGCGGTTGCAGCGGCGTACCAGCGGCCTGGACCCCAGGACCAGCGGCGCGCGCCTGGAGCACACCCCGACCCGTATCGCCGAGGTCGACGACCTGGCGTACACGGTGCAGACGGTGCTCGCCCGCTACGACGAGCAGGTCGAACGCACCCGGGAGGCGCTGGCCACCGCCCGCGCGTTCGCCGCGACCGCGTCCCACGAGCTGCGCACCCCGCTGATGAGCATGCGCACCAACATCGACATCCTCACCGACCACCCCGGCCTGGATCCCGGCGACCGGGCGGAGGTGATCGAGGACCTGGGGCGCGAACACGCCCGGCTGCTCGGGTTGCTGGTGATGTTCAGGGCGCTCGCGCAGGGCGACCTGGTCGAGGCGGACGCGTTCGCCGCGCTGGACCTGGCGGAGCTGGTGGACGCGTCGGTCTCCGACCTGCGGCGCACCCACGCGGGCGCCGAGGTGTCCGTGCGCACCACCACCGGACTGCTGGTGCACGGCTGGGAGGAGGGGCTGCGCTCGGCGGTGGACAACCTGCTGACCAACGCCTGGACCCATGGCCGCGCCGCCGACGGTACCGCCCGCATCGAGGTCACGCTGCGCGCGTCCCGCGACCCGCGTGAGCCGGCCGCCGTGCTCACCGTGGACGACCACGGCCCCGGCATCCCTCCCGAACGCCGCGAGGAGGTCTTCCGGCGGTTCCGGCGGGGCCCGGACAGCCCCGGCTCGGGCCTCGGTCTGACTCTGGTCGCCCAGCAGATCGACCTGCACCGGGGCCGGATCGCTGTGCTGGACCGGCCCGACGGGCGGCCCGGCACACGCTTCGAGGTGCGGCTGCCGGCCACCGACGTCCGGGACATGGAGAGCACCCTGCTGCTCCTGCGCCGGGACTGGCTGACCGGCCGCCACCAGCTCGCGCCGACCTCCGAAACCCAGGTGTGA
- the gnd gene encoding phosphogluconate dehydrogenase (NAD(+)-dependent, decarboxylating) encodes MATDAPLQLGMIGLGRMGANLVRRLTRDGHHCVVYDVNESAVRELEGEGAVAARSLGDLVAKLERPRAVWLMLPAAVVQSTLDQLTDLLDPDDAVIDGGNSYYRDDITRAAQLAPHRLHYLDCGTSGGVWGVERGYCLMIGGEQEPVTRLDPIFRTIAPGRGSAEPTPSRRTDGTAPEGYLHCGPSGAGHFVKMVHNGVEYGMMAAIAEGLSIIEHADAGLRKRSADAETTPLREPEAYQYEIDVGEVAEVWRRGSVVSSWLVDLTADALARSPKLDEFTGRVSDSGEGRWTVRAAVDEGVPAAVITTALIDRFASRGLGEFADRVLSAMRSEFGGHAEKRSGR; translated from the coding sequence ATGGCTACCGACGCCCCCCTGCAGCTCGGCATGATCGGCCTCGGCCGGATGGGCGCGAACCTCGTACGCCGGCTGACGCGCGACGGCCACCACTGTGTGGTCTATGACGTCAACGAGAGCGCGGTGAGGGAGCTGGAAGGCGAGGGCGCCGTCGCCGCCCGCTCACTCGGCGACCTGGTGGCGAAGCTGGAGCGGCCACGGGCCGTCTGGCTGATGCTGCCCGCCGCCGTCGTACAGTCCACCCTCGATCAGCTCACCGACCTCCTCGACCCGGACGACGCGGTCATCGACGGTGGCAACTCCTACTACCGCGACGACATCACCCGCGCGGCGCAGCTCGCTCCACACCGGCTGCACTATCTGGACTGCGGAACATCGGGCGGGGTGTGGGGAGTTGAACGCGGATACTGCCTCATGATCGGCGGCGAGCAGGAGCCCGTCACCCGGCTCGACCCCATCTTCCGCACCATCGCGCCCGGCAGGGGCTCTGCCGAGCCGACACCGAGCAGGCGTACCGACGGCACGGCGCCGGAAGGCTATCTGCACTGCGGTCCGAGCGGGGCCGGCCACTTCGTGAAGATGGTCCACAACGGGGTCGAGTACGGAATGATGGCCGCGATCGCCGAGGGGCTCAGCATCATCGAGCACGCGGACGCCGGGCTGCGCAAGCGCTCCGCGGACGCGGAGACCACCCCGCTGCGCGAGCCGGAGGCGTACCAGTACGAGATCGACGTCGGCGAGGTCGCCGAAGTGTGGCGCCGCGGCTCGGTCGTGAGCTCCTGGCTCGTCGACCTCACCGCGGACGCACTGGCCCGGTCACCGAAGCTGGACGAGTTCACCGGGCGCGTCTCGGACTCCGGTGAAGGGCGATGGACGGTCCGGGCCGCGGTCGACGAGGGCGTACCCGCCGCGGTGATCACCACGGCGCTCATCGACCGGTTCGCGTCCCGGGGTCTCGGCGAGTTCGCCGACCGGGTGCTGTCCGCCATGCGCAGCGAGTTCGGCGGACACGCCGAGAAGCGGAGTGGGCGATGA
- the zwf gene encoding glucose-6-phosphate dehydrogenase, which yields MSGPDDHVIVLFGATGDLAKRKLLPGLFHLATAGLLPDGYRIVGSTPARSALSDDAFRTHAHDAVATFGRSKPTGPVWKTFEESLSFGAADPQDPGPLLAAVRAAEDSLGGPSRRLFHLAIPPSAFESVIGMLGDTDLAENAKVIVEKPFGTDLASAQALNETIHTVFDESRVFRIDHFLGKESVENILALRFANGMFEPIWNRDHISYVQVDVPETLGLEGRAHFYEGTGAFRDMIVTHLIQVLGIVAMDPPVSLAAQPLRDEKDKVFEALRPIEPAHVVRGQYEGYRDEPGVAPDSSTETFTALRMAVDNWRWAGVPFHLRSGKSLAQRRQVITLGLREPPLRMFATDLADQRQDRGNKIVIDFGDPGWIAAAFLAKEPGPAMRLEPATMTFGYAGSFCEENGLEGYERLILDAMLGDQALFTRSDGIEHIWRASTPLLENPPPVQPYAPGSWGPEPAITDLIAPHSWHLPEAAQMFPGTGT from the coding sequence ATGAGCGGGCCGGACGACCATGTGATCGTGCTCTTCGGCGCCACGGGGGACCTCGCCAAGCGCAAACTGCTGCCCGGGTTGTTCCACCTCGCCACGGCGGGCCTCCTCCCCGACGGCTACCGCATCGTGGGCTCGACGCCGGCTCGCTCCGCGCTGAGCGACGACGCGTTCCGCACCCACGCGCACGACGCGGTCGCCACCTTCGGACGGTCCAAGCCGACCGGGCCGGTGTGGAAGACCTTCGAGGAGTCGCTGTCCTTCGGCGCGGCCGACCCCCAGGACCCGGGCCCGCTGCTCGCCGCCGTACGAGCCGCCGAGGACTCCCTCGGCGGGCCGTCACGCAGACTGTTCCACCTGGCCATTCCGCCCTCGGCGTTCGAGTCCGTCATCGGCATGCTCGGCGACACGGACCTGGCAGAAAACGCGAAGGTGATCGTGGAGAAGCCCTTCGGCACCGATCTCGCGTCGGCACAAGCGCTCAACGAGACGATTCACACCGTGTTCGACGAGTCCCGGGTCTTCCGCATCGATCACTTCCTCGGCAAGGAGTCGGTGGAGAACATCCTCGCCCTCCGGTTCGCCAACGGGATGTTCGAACCCATCTGGAACCGGGACCACATCAGCTATGTGCAGGTCGACGTGCCCGAGACGCTCGGCCTCGAAGGCCGTGCCCACTTCTACGAAGGCACCGGAGCCTTCCGGGACATGATCGTCACGCATCTGATCCAGGTGCTCGGCATCGTGGCGATGGACCCACCCGTCTCGCTCGCCGCCCAGCCGTTGCGCGACGAGAAGGACAAGGTCTTCGAGGCGTTGCGCCCCATCGAACCCGCGCATGTCGTGCGCGGCCAGTACGAGGGCTACCGCGACGAACCGGGGGTCGCCCCCGATTCGTCGACCGAGACCTTTACCGCGCTGCGGATGGCGGTGGACAACTGGCGGTGGGCCGGAGTCCCGTTCCACCTGCGCTCCGGCAAGAGCCTCGCACAGCGCCGCCAGGTGATCACCCTCGGACTGCGCGAGCCGCCCCTGCGGATGTTCGCCACCGACCTCGCCGATCAGCGGCAGGACCGCGGCAACAAGATCGTGATCGACTTCGGGGACCCGGGGTGGATCGCCGCCGCCTTCCTCGCCAAGGAGCCCGGCCCCGCCATGCGGCTCGAACCGGCGACGATGACCTTCGGCTACGCCGGCTCCTTCTGCGAGGAGAACGGACTCGAGGGCTACGAACGCCTGATTCTGGACGCCATGCTGGGCGACCAGGCGCTGTTCACCCGGTCCGACGGCATCGAACACATCTGGAGGGCGTCCACGCCCCTGCTGGAGAACCCACCGCCGGTCCAGCCGTACGCCCCCGGCTCATGGGGCCCCGAACCGGCCATCACCGACCTGATCGCACCACACTCATGGCATCTGCCGGAAGCCGCCCAGATGTTCCCCGGAACCGGCACATGA